In Pedobacter heparinus DSM 2366, the following are encoded in one genomic region:
- a CDS encoding formylglycine-generating enzyme family protein yields the protein MESKLLGVLFFVFLAFQVPAQEKHEAYTQQINGTKLSFEMKAIPAGEFLMGSKKGKADEQPVHPVKLAPFWMSTFEVTWDIFEPFLYKDYEANHSTGAIPANVDAVTRPTKPYLDMTFGMGKEGQPALAMTHYNAIQFCKWLYARTGVFYRLPTEAEWEYACRAGSITEYAFGDGAAMLGEYAWYKDNSEGKTHKVGLKKPNAWGLHDMYGNVAEWTYDQYIPDFYAKVIGDKVNNPVAVPDKLYAHVIRGGSYEDLAKDCRSATRLPSDPVWKQLDPQIPKSNWWFPEAPFIGMRLVRPLNIPAKEEIDAYYNAAPLKDY from the coding sequence ATGGAATCTAAATTATTGGGAGTGCTATTCTTTGTTTTTCTGGCCTTTCAGGTGCCGGCCCAGGAAAAACATGAAGCTTATACGCAGCAAATCAACGGGACTAAGCTGAGCTTTGAAATGAAAGCCATTCCTGCCGGAGAATTCTTAATGGGCAGCAAAAAGGGCAAGGCAGATGAACAGCCGGTACATCCTGTTAAGCTTGCGCCCTTTTGGATGAGTACCTTTGAGGTTACCTGGGATATTTTTGAACCCTTTTTATATAAAGATTATGAAGCTAACCATAGCACAGGCGCTATACCTGCAAATGTAGATGCAGTTACCAGGCCTACAAAACCTTATTTAGATATGACTTTTGGTATGGGTAAAGAAGGGCAACCTGCTTTGGCAATGACCCATTATAATGCCATACAGTTTTGCAAATGGCTTTATGCAAGAACAGGAGTATTTTACCGATTGCCAACAGAAGCCGAATGGGAATATGCCTGCCGTGCTGGTAGTATTACAGAATATGCGTTTGGGGATGGAGCTGCTATGCTCGGTGAATATGCCTGGTATAAGGACAATTCTGAAGGTAAAACACATAAAGTTGGTCTGAAAAAACCAAATGCCTGGGGTTTACATGATATGTATGGAAATGTTGCTGAATGGACTTATGATCAGTACATTCCGGATTTTTATGCTAAGGTGATAGGTGATAAAGTAAATAACCCTGTAGCTGTACCGGATAAATTGTATGCGCACGTAATCAGAGGTGGCTCTTACGAGGATCTTGCTAAGGATTGCCGTTCGGCAACAAGATTACCTTCTGATCCTGTTTGGAAGCAGCTGGATCCGCAGATACCTAAAAGCAACTGGTGGTTTCCTGAAGCACCTTTTATAGGTATGCGTTTGGTGAGGCCGCTAAATATACCTGCTAAAGAGGAAATAGATGCATATTACAATGCTGCCCCCCTAAAAGATTATTAA
- a CDS encoding Gfo/Idh/MocA family protein, translating into MNKEGLRDQRREFLKTSALVAGGVMLNGVAFAGGGAHSSVDDTIKIALIGCGGRGAGAATQALSTKQNIKLVAMADAFQDRLDETYQTLSAKFAAKVDVPQERRFVGFDAYQKAIALADVVLLATPPGFRPMHFEEAINKNKHVFMEKPVAVDSPGIRKVLEIAELAKQKKLNVVVGLQRRYQANYREALKRIQDGAIGDITGGQVYWNSGGVWVKPRKPGQTEMEYQMRNWYYFNWLCGDHIVEQHVHNIDVANWAKNAYPVSIQGTGSRAWRTGKDYGEIYDNHAVELTYADGAVIYSQCRHFEGTSNRVDETFQGTKGRSYLAAGGNKAVLWDHKGKEIYNHPTKDNPNPYQTEHDELFAAIAKGEYKFADAERGAKSCLTAIIGRYATYSGRVIKWDDALKADNSLFPAQLSWDANPKLMPDANGLYPIPTPGQTRVI; encoded by the coding sequence ATGAACAAGGAAGGATTGCGTGACCAGCGTCGTGAATTTTTAAAAACCTCAGCACTTGTTGCCGGAGGGGTAATGCTAAATGGAGTTGCCTTTGCTGGTGGCGGAGCGCATTCATCAGTAGATGATACCATTAAAATTGCACTTATTGGTTGCGGTGGTCGCGGTGCAGGTGCCGCCACGCAGGCATTAAGCACTAAACAAAATATTAAGCTGGTAGCCATGGCTGACGCTTTTCAGGACAGGCTTGATGAAACTTACCAGACACTATCTGCAAAATTTGCAGCTAAAGTTGATGTACCTCAGGAACGCAGGTTTGTTGGATTTGATGCCTATCAAAAAGCGATTGCATTAGCAGATGTTGTACTGCTGGCAACGCCTCCGGGCTTCAGGCCTATGCATTTTGAAGAAGCCATCAACAAAAATAAACATGTCTTTATGGAAAAACCTGTGGCGGTAGATTCCCCGGGAATCCGTAAGGTACTGGAAATTGCTGAACTTGCGAAGCAAAAGAAACTAAATGTTGTGGTGGGCTTGCAGCGCAGGTATCAGGCCAATTACAGAGAGGCGCTTAAACGGATTCAGGACGGGGCAATTGGCGATATTACCGGGGGACAGGTGTACTGGAACAGTGGTGGTGTTTGGGTTAAACCACGTAAACCGGGCCAGACAGAAATGGAATACCAAATGCGTAACTGGTATTATTTTAACTGGCTTTGCGGAGACCATATTGTGGAACAGCATGTACACAATATTGACGTGGCAAACTGGGCGAAAAATGCGTATCCGGTTTCTATTCAGGGCACAGGGAGCAGGGCCTGGAGAACCGGAAAAGATTATGGCGAGATCTATGACAATCATGCAGTAGAGTTAACTTACGCAGATGGTGCTGTGATCTATAGCCAGTGTCGTCATTTTGAGGGTACTTCTAACCGTGTTGATGAAACTTTTCAAGGTACAAAAGGACGTTCTTATTTAGCCGCTGGTGGCAATAAGGCTGTATTGTGGGACCATAAGGGTAAGGAAATATATAACCACCCTACAAAGGATAATCCGAATCCCTATCAGACTGAACATGACGAATTGTTTGCAGCAATAGCTAAAGGTGAATACAAGTTTGCTGATGCAGAACGTGGCGCAAAAAGTTGCCTTACTGCTATTATTGGCCGGTACGCGACTTACTCTGGCCGTGTAATTAAATGGGATGATGCCCTGAAAGCAGACAATAGTTTGTTCCCTGCCCAATTGAGCTGGGATGCGAACCCTAAATTAATGCCCGATGCAAATGGTTTGTACCCTATCCCTACTCCTGGACAAACCAGGGTGATTTAA
- a CDS encoding FAD:protein FMN transferase has product MNFFSGYADLREYTIKGYAQGTDYTVKYFAADSIVTKADIDRILNAIDSSMSLYKPYSLICRFNAADEGLHLDQHLVKVMRKSFAVYKDTRGKFDATVEPLVQAWGFGAKPIIKFPDSAEVKMLLACVGMNNLSLKGDYLKKSRPCIKLDLNGIAQGYSVDVIADYLQQKKIKSFVVELGGELRMKGPKPDGSSLRIGIEGPAMTADAEPVIKHVVRINNGAITTAGNYRKYLLNGAKKIAHLIDPKTGYPLDNALISVTIYAKDAITADGYDSPIMAMGVKEALDFVKARKGMEAYIIYHKKDGSVADTLTSGFRKMLVD; this is encoded by the coding sequence ATGAATTTCTTTTCTGGATATGCTGACTTGCGGGAGTATACCATTAAAGGTTATGCCCAGGGAACTGACTATACGGTTAAATATTTTGCAGCAGACAGCATTGTTACGAAAGCGGATATTGACCGTATTTTGAATGCTATAGATTCCTCTATGTCACTTTATAAACCTTATTCTTTAATATGCAGGTTTAATGCAGCTGATGAGGGTTTGCATCTGGACCAGCACCTTGTGAAGGTGATGCGCAAGTCATTTGCCGTTTACAAAGATACCCGGGGGAAATTTGATGCCACCGTTGAGCCGTTGGTACAGGCCTGGGGATTTGGTGCCAAGCCCATCATTAAATTCCCTGATAGTGCGGAAGTTAAAATGCTGTTAGCTTGTGTGGGTATGAATAACCTGAGTTTAAAAGGAGATTATCTTAAAAAAAGCAGGCCTTGTATAAAACTGGACCTGAACGGGATTGCACAGGGCTATAGTGTAGATGTTATTGCCGATTATCTGCAACAAAAAAAAATAAAGTCCTTTGTTGTGGAATTAGGAGGAGAACTTAGAATGAAAGGACCTAAGCCTGACGGAAGCTCGCTACGTATTGGTATTGAAGGCCCCGCAATGACTGCGGATGCTGAACCTGTGATCAAACATGTCGTCCGTATTAATAATGGCGCAATAACAACTGCAGGAAATTATAGAAAATACCTGCTAAACGGGGCAAAAAAAATTGCACACCTTATTGATCCTAAAACGGGCTATCCTTTAGACAATGCATTGATCAGCGTAACGATTTATGCAAAGGACGCCATTACTGCCGATGGTTATGATAGTCCGATTATGGCAATGGGCGTTAAAGAAGCCCTGGATTTTGTCAAAGCAAGGAAGGGAATGGAAGCTTACATTATTTATCACAAGAAAGATGGTAGTGTGGCCGACACACTGACCAGTGGTTTCAGGAAAATGCTGGTAGACTAA
- a CDS encoding hydroxypyruvate isomerase family protein encodes MNRIDFIKNSLAAAGAIVAGSAIPAIAADKTALHSSRWSAGKIFNLDYAPHQGMFKQHAGDNFLDQIRFMHDQGFRSIEDNGYLKRTIEEQTKIGELLAKLGMRMGVFVVDGGDNWKISLTTGKKEFKDKFIETCKLSIEAAKRCNAKWLTVVPGFYERKLPYGNQFANVVDAMRAGAELFEPHGLIMVLETLSDTPELFLQQTHETYAVCKAVKSPSCKILYDIYHMQKMEGQLMVNMDRCWEEIAYIQIGDNPGRKEPTTGEINYKNLFKHIYEKGYKGVMGMEHGNSKPGKDGELRVIQAYRECDDFLS; translated from the coding sequence ATGAACAGAATAGATTTTATAAAAAACAGTTTGGCGGCAGCAGGAGCAATTGTTGCAGGTTCTGCTATACCAGCAATCGCAGCGGATAAGACTGCTTTGCATAGCAGCAGATGGTCTGCTGGTAAAATTTTTAACCTGGATTATGCGCCACATCAGGGGATGTTTAAGCAGCATGCCGGAGACAACTTTCTGGATCAGATCAGGTTTATGCACGACCAGGGTTTCCGTTCTATAGAAGACAATGGTTATTTGAAAAGAACTATTGAAGAACAAACAAAAATAGGTGAGTTACTGGCCAAGCTGGGCATGAGAATGGGTGTATTTGTGGTAGATGGTGGTGACAACTGGAAAATATCACTAACCACTGGAAAAAAAGAATTTAAAGACAAATTCATAGAGACCTGCAAGCTTTCTATTGAAGCTGCTAAAAGATGTAATGCGAAATGGTTAACCGTAGTACCGGGCTTTTATGAACGAAAGCTGCCTTATGGCAACCAGTTTGCAAATGTGGTAGATGCGATGCGGGCAGGGGCTGAGCTATTTGAACCTCATGGCCTGATCATGGTGTTGGAAACGCTAAGTGATACACCGGAATTATTTTTGCAACAAACACATGAAACTTATGCGGTTTGTAAAGCTGTTAAAAGTCCGTCCTGTAAAATTCTATACGACATTTATCACATGCAGAAAATGGAAGGACAGCTGATGGTGAATATGGACCGTTGCTGGGAGGAGATTGCCTATATACAGATAGGTGATAATCCAGGTAGAAAAGAACCTACAACAGGAGAGATCAATTATAAGAACCTGTTTAAACACATTTATGAAAAAGGTTACAAAGGTGTTATGGGTATGGAACATGGCAATTCCAAACCCGGTAAGGATGGAGAGCTGCGGGTGATACAGGCCTATAGGGAATGTGATGATTTTCTTTCGTAA
- a CDS encoding PA0069 family radical SAM protein — protein sequence MILDNEKPDNYVKGRGAQLNPNNRFAKNDYAKEHSEGIDEWEEEDRKTTFIFGKSKSIVNKVDSPDVGMAYSLNPYQGCEHGCTYCYARNAHEYWGFSAGLDFERKIVVKTDAPALFKKFLERKGWDASVISLFGNTDCYQPAERKFMITRQLLEIALEYRQPIGMITKNALILRDIDLLAEMAKLNLCMVYVSINSLNEKLRQKMEPRTTTAKQRLKIIEQLSGAGIPMGVMVAPLVPGLSDHEIPVILKTIANCGAIAAGYTVVRLNGAIGGIFEDWLRKNYPDRFEKVWHAIQSCHGGSVNDSRFGDRMRGDGNIAKLIKDSFKLHCRLNHLNEIKPKLDSSLFKVPKVQLNLF from the coding sequence ATGATATTAGACAACGAAAAACCTGACAATTATGTTAAAGGCCGTGGGGCCCAACTCAATCCAAATAACCGTTTTGCTAAAAATGATTATGCAAAGGAGCATAGTGAAGGAATTGATGAATGGGAAGAAGAAGACCGGAAAACTACTTTCATTTTTGGAAAATCAAAGTCAATTGTCAACAAGGTAGACAGCCCGGATGTTGGCATGGCCTATTCTCTTAATCCCTATCAGGGCTGCGAGCATGGCTGCACTTACTGTTATGCACGTAACGCACATGAATACTGGGGCTTTAGTGCAGGTCTGGATTTTGAACGAAAGATCGTCGTAAAAACAGATGCTCCGGCCTTATTTAAAAAATTCCTTGAACGTAAAGGCTGGGACGCCTCCGTTATTTCTTTATTTGGCAATACAGATTGCTACCAACCTGCTGAAAGAAAATTTATGATCACCAGACAATTACTGGAAATTGCATTGGAATACCGGCAACCGATTGGCATGATCACAAAAAATGCATTGATATTGAGAGATATAGACCTGCTTGCTGAAATGGCCAAACTAAACCTCTGTATGGTTTATGTATCCATCAACAGCCTGAATGAAAAATTGCGTCAGAAAATGGAACCCAGGACTACCACAGCAAAACAGCGACTCAAAATAATAGAACAGCTGAGTGGGGCTGGTATCCCTATGGGTGTAATGGTAGCACCATTGGTACCTGGTTTAAGCGATCATGAAATCCCTGTTATTTTAAAAACAATTGCCAATTGTGGGGCTATAGCAGCAGGATACACTGTAGTAAGGCTGAATGGTGCAATAGGCGGAATATTTGAAGACTGGCTACGAAAAAACTATCCCGACCGCTTTGAAAAAGTATGGCATGCCATCCAGTCTTGTCATGGAGGAAGCGTGAATGACAGCAGGTTTGGCGACAGAATGAGGGGAGACGGAAATATTGCCAAATTGATCAAGGATAGCTTTAAACTTCATTGCCGCCTGAACCACCTCAATGAAATTAAACCAAAGCTGGATTCCAGTCTTTTCAAAGTTCCTAAAGTTCAGCTCAATTTATTTTAA
- a CDS encoding enoyl-ACP reductase FabI, whose translation MYNLLKGKRGIITGALDQNSIAWKVAEKAHEEGATFVLTNAPVAMRMGEINALAEKTNAQIVPADATNVDDLTNLFIQSQEILGGKIDFVLHSIGMSVNIRKKIPYTESNYDYFLKGIDVSALSFHKMLAIAKKLDAINEGGSVVALSYMAAQRTYPFYTDMADIKAMLESIARSFGYYYGLEKKVRINTVSQSPTKTTAGSGIKGFGDFYDYADAIAPLGNADAASCADYCITLFSDLTRMVTMQNLFHDGGYSSTGVSDVVMQKMGIEEK comes from the coding sequence ATGTATAACTTATTAAAAGGTAAACGCGGCATTATTACTGGTGCATTAGATCAGAATTCAATCGCGTGGAAGGTAGCTGAGAAAGCTCACGAAGAGGGTGCAACCTTTGTTTTGACCAATGCACCTGTTGCCATGCGCATGGGAGAAATTAATGCACTGGCAGAAAAAACAAATGCACAAATTGTTCCGGCTGACGCTACAAATGTGGACGACCTGACTAACCTGTTTATCCAATCACAAGAAATATTAGGTGGAAAAATAGACTTCGTACTGCACTCTATTGGCATGAGCGTAAATATTCGCAAAAAGATTCCTTATACAGAATCAAACTATGATTATTTTTTGAAAGGCATCGATGTTTCGGCTTTGTCTTTTCATAAAATGCTGGCAATAGCAAAAAAATTAGATGCCATTAATGAAGGGGGTAGTGTGGTTGCCTTGAGCTATATGGCCGCACAGCGTACCTATCCTTTTTATACAGATATGGCCGATATCAAAGCCATGCTGGAATCCATTGCCCGCAGCTTCGGCTACTATTATGGATTAGAGAAAAAAGTACGTATCAATACGGTTTCCCAATCACCTACAAAAACTACCGCCGGTTCGGGCATCAAAGGTTTTGGAGATTTCTATGATTATGCTGATGCCATTGCACCATTGGGCAATGCGGATGCAGCATCCTGCGCAGATTACTGCATTACCTTGTTCTCTGACCTTACCCGAATGGTTACCATGCAAAACCTTTTCCACGATGGGGGCTACTCTTCGACTGGAGTAAGTGATGTGGTGATGCAAAAAATGGGAATTGAAGAAAAATAA
- the recN gene encoding DNA repair protein RecN has product MLQKLSIRNYALIDSVELELDSGLNIITGETGAGKSIMLGALSLILGQRAETKYFFNQDKKCIIEGHFLLVSAHLQALFEENDLDFHKESTLRREITTDGKSRAFINDTPVTLTVMKQVGERLIDIHSQHATLEVNDPEFQLSVVDTLAGHQPLLQDYRNQFKLYKQQQRQLTELQNKADEARNRQDYEQFLFNELENADLQTGEQEKLETELQMLNNSESIKRSLLTSYNLLSEQETAVLPILKEAVNQLQSIEKFNPAYGALNDRLRSALIEIKDIAEETSALEENIIFNPLRIEEINTRLDLVYSLQQKHRVNSIEELTAIQAQLSENLANLLSGDEEIERMNKAQEKLHRELEETAGKLSLNRNKSILHTESSVRELLQQVGMPNAKIKIEQQQSAELNKDGKDIISLLFSANTGQPPAPVGKVASGGELSRLMLAIKSIMAKYTSLPTLIFDEIDTGISGETALRVGKVIGALEKNMQVICITHLPQIAAKGDAHYFVYKNEETERTTTGIRKLNKTDRIQVIAEMLSGKTPGAPAIENARDLLGYKS; this is encoded by the coding sequence ATGCTACAAAAACTTTCCATCCGCAATTATGCTTTGATTGACAGTGTTGAGCTGGAACTTGACAGTGGTTTAAATATCATTACCGGTGAAACCGGCGCAGGTAAATCAATCATGCTAGGTGCTTTATCGCTGATACTGGGGCAGCGTGCCGAGACTAAGTACTTTTTTAATCAGGATAAGAAATGCATCATTGAAGGACATTTTTTACTGGTCAGCGCTCATTTGCAGGCTTTGTTTGAAGAAAATGACCTCGATTTCCATAAAGAAAGTACTTTAAGAAGGGAGATCACTACAGATGGGAAATCGAGGGCCTTTATTAACGATACACCAGTAACCCTTACTGTAATGAAACAGGTAGGCGAACGATTGATAGACATCCATTCACAGCATGCCACACTGGAAGTTAATGATCCTGAATTCCAATTATCAGTAGTAGATACTCTTGCCGGACATCAGCCTTTACTCCAGGATTACCGCAATCAGTTTAAGCTATATAAACAGCAACAACGTCAGTTAACCGAATTGCAGAACAAAGCAGATGAAGCACGAAACAGGCAGGATTATGAGCAGTTTTTGTTCAATGAACTGGAAAATGCAGATCTTCAGACCGGTGAACAGGAAAAACTGGAGACCGAACTGCAGATGCTGAACAATTCGGAAAGTATTAAAAGAAGCCTGCTGACCAGTTATAACCTATTAAGCGAGCAGGAAACAGCCGTACTTCCAATCCTCAAAGAAGCGGTTAATCAACTGCAAAGCATTGAGAAATTTAATCCTGCATACGGAGCATTAAATGACCGTTTACGTTCTGCCCTGATCGAGATCAAAGATATTGCTGAAGAAACATCTGCACTGGAAGAAAACATAATTTTTAATCCTTTAAGGATTGAAGAGATCAATACCCGTTTAGACCTTGTTTATAGTTTACAACAAAAGCACAGGGTAAACAGCATTGAAGAATTAACTGCCATTCAGGCACAGCTTTCAGAAAACCTGGCCAATCTTTTAAGCGGTGATGAAGAGATTGAACGTATGAATAAAGCGCAGGAAAAACTCCATCGGGAACTTGAGGAGACAGCAGGTAAATTATCCCTTAACCGCAACAAATCGATTCTTCATACGGAAAGTAGCGTTAGAGAATTGCTCCAACAGGTAGGTATGCCCAATGCTAAAATAAAAATCGAACAGCAGCAAAGTGCTGAATTGAATAAGGACGGAAAAGACATTATTAGTCTCTTGTTTTCGGCAAATACAGGTCAACCTCCTGCTCCTGTGGGCAAAGTAGCATCCGGAGGTGAGCTTTCGCGTTTAATGCTCGCTATTAAATCTATTATGGCCAAATACACTTCCTTACCTACTTTAATATTTGATGAGATAGATACCGGTATTTCCGGAGAAACAGCGCTTCGCGTAGGTAAAGTTATTGGAGCGCTTGAAAAAAACATGCAGGTGATCTGTATTACCCATCTTCCTCAGATTGCAGCAAAAGGCGATGCGCATTATTTTGTTTATAAAAATGAGGAAACTGAACGCACGACCACCGGGATTCGCAAATTGAATAAAACAGACCGCATACAAGTGATTGCAGAAATGTTAAGTGGCAAAACACCTGGTGCACCAGCTATAGAAAATGCCAGAGATCTGCTTGGTTATAAAAGCTAG
- a CDS encoding M56 family metallopeptidase yields METIVNNLIKATGWSIFHSLWQAAIIYGVLLLLIAFFPKMTAKLKHNLAYGAISLMFAGFCITFFSIFKLPANDMLISAGNKEIVLMQYASDLSDGINQKTEQFFPYIVNVYAIGLLCQLLILAAGYRKLHKLKEADKTSVPEAWLKVFKEMLSRLGLRQPISFYLSDQVNIPLVIGYFKPMVLFPIALVAQLDIKQVEAILIHELSHIRRNDYLLNLIKTAIETLMFFNPFIWLSSRFINIEREHACDDLVLKLTGTPLTYAHALLKLEILKDKTTPALSMAANGSNQHLYQRIKRITDMKTNYMNAKQQIFAITLTIATVISLAWISPEKTEPAFLKPQVPVLPVPPVPAPLSEAKIRHFSNPLVKLNVLPLLRQDTTRKKHKFKIVTIDASGRKQEYNSVKEMPDSLRKEVIKDTFVSKGDFDFNIDSVVNKSLTFTMSPEWQSGFKKMSEDLQKQFSAEEWTKNSEDIKKNSEKMKKFFDSKEWKKQQQDIKKNSERIQLFFNSAEWKNQQKQLIEHSREIAIKLNSPEFKKELDKAKLSEKMRLHFSAPIFKQKSEETKTLEASKAYQDLKKKFDEDVETLKKKTIKADTTSF; encoded by the coding sequence TGGCAAGCTGCAATTATTTATGGAGTACTTTTACTTCTAATTGCCTTTTTTCCAAAAATGACGGCAAAACTAAAGCACAACCTGGCTTATGGTGCCATAAGTCTGATGTTTGCAGGCTTCTGCATTACTTTTTTCTCAATTTTTAAGCTTCCTGCTAATGATATGCTTATTTCTGCAGGTAATAAAGAAATTGTGCTGATGCAATATGCATCGGACCTGTCTGATGGGATCAACCAGAAAACAGAGCAGTTTTTTCCTTATATTGTTAATGTTTACGCCATTGGCCTGTTGTGCCAGCTGCTGATCCTTGCCGCGGGCTATAGAAAGCTGCATAAGCTTAAGGAGGCGGACAAAACATCTGTTCCCGAAGCCTGGTTAAAGGTTTTTAAGGAAATGCTATCCAGGCTGGGGCTCCGTCAGCCCATCAGTTTCTACCTTTCTGACCAGGTAAATATACCGCTCGTAATAGGTTATTTTAAACCAATGGTATTGTTTCCCATAGCGCTTGTGGCGCAACTGGACATCAAGCAGGTGGAAGCCATATTGATCCATGAACTTTCGCATATCCGAAGAAACGATTACCTGCTCAATCTGATTAAAACTGCCATCGAGACCTTAATGTTTTTTAATCCTTTCATCTGGTTAAGCAGCAGGTTTATCAATATAGAACGTGAACATGCCTGCGACGATCTTGTACTTAAACTCACAGGAACACCATTAACTTATGCACATGCGTTGTTAAAACTTGAAATCCTTAAAGACAAAACAACACCTGCTTTGTCAATGGCAGCAAATGGCAGCAACCAACATTTATACCAGCGCATTAAAAGAATTACAGATATGAAGACCAATTATATGAATGCCAAACAGCAGATTTTTGCCATCACTTTGACAATAGCTACCGTAATATCGCTGGCCTGGATCAGTCCTGAAAAAACCGAACCGGCCTTCCTAAAACCTCAGGTACCTGTTTTACCTGTGCCTCCTGTCCCGGCTCCGCTTTCTGAAGCAAAAATTCGACATTTCAGCAATCCATTAGTAAAATTGAATGTGCTGCCTCTCTTAAGACAGGACACAACCAGAAAGAAACACAAGTTTAAAATTGTGACCATTGATGCCAGTGGCCGTAAGCAGGAATACAATTCTGTAAAGGAAATGCCCGACAGTTTAAGAAAAGAAGTGATCAAAGATACCTTTGTAAGCAAGGGCGATTTCGATTTCAATATCGATTCGGTGGTCAATAAAAGTCTGACGTTTACCATGTCTCCGGAATGGCAGTCGGGTTTCAAAAAAATGTCTGAAGACCTGCAAAAACAGTTCAGTGCTGAAGAATGGACAAAAAACAGTGAGGACATTAAAAAGAATTCAGAAAAGATGAAAAAATTCTTTGATTCGAAAGAGTGGAAAAAACAACAGCAGGATATTAAAAAAAATTCAGAAAGAATCCAGCTGTTTTTTAATTCTGCTGAATGGAAAAATCAGCAAAAACAGCTTATTGAACATAGCCGGGAAATCGCGATAAAATTAAATTCACCTGAATTTAAAAAAGAATTGGATAAGGCCAAGTTATCAGAAAAGATGCGACTGCACTTCTCGGCCCCTATTTTTAAGCAAAAATCTGAAGAGACTAAAACACTCGAAGCCTCTAAAGCATACCAGGACCTGAAGAAAAAGTTTGATGAGGATGTAGAAACTTTGAAGAAAAAAACAATTAAAGCGGATACCACATCATTTTAA